In a genomic window of Magnolia sinica isolate HGM2019 chromosome 16, MsV1, whole genome shotgun sequence:
- the LOC131229511 gene encoding methyl jasmonate esterase 1-like has translation MENMTKKNFILVHGVCHGAWCWYKLATLLRSVGHRVTVLDLAGCGVNTTQLDELHTIDDYVKPLMETMALVPPQEKVVLVGHSFGGFGLSLTMERFPEKISVAIFISALMPGLANPPASLMEENLKRNPLDSLSDSKMFFDKGEDKLPTSFIYGPKYLASHLYQCCQHEDLTLATMLMRPARLYIEDLSKGGILSNENYGTVNRVYIICKEDLVFKEEFQRWIIENYPPREVKEIDDSDHMVMLSKPQELHKCLLEIVEKYA, from the exons atggAGAACATGACCAAGAAGAATTTCATTCTGGTGCATGGTGTATGCCATGGTGCATGGTGTTGGTATAAGCTCGCGACATTGCTAAGGTCGGTGGGCCACCGAGTCACCGTGCTTGATCTCGCTGGTTGTGGGGTGAACACCACTCAACTCGATGAGCTCCACACAATCGACGACTATGTAAAACCTTTGATGGAAACAATGGCCTTAGTCCCTCCTCAAGAAAAGGTGGTGCTCGTCGGTCATAGCTTCGGTGGCTTTGGTCTTTCACTAACCATGGAGAGGTTCCCTGAAAAGATCTCAGTAGCcatttttatttcagcattgatGCCAGGCCTGGCAAATCCGCCTGCTAGCTTAATGGAAGAG AATTTGAAGAGGAACCCATTGGATTCGCTGTCTGATTCTAAGATGTTCTTTGACAAAGGAGAGGACAAACTTCCCACTTCATTCATCTACGGCCCCAAGTATCTTGCATCGCATTTATATCAATGTTGCCAGCATGAG GATCTTACACTAGCCACCATGTTAATGCGGCCGGCACGATTGTACATTGAAGACCTGTCAAAGGGTGGTATCCTTTCCAATGAGAATTATGGGACTGTTAATCGAGTTTACATCATATGCAAGGAAGATTTAGTGTTTAAAGAGGAATTCCAACGTTGGATTATTGAGAATTACCCACCAAGGGAGGTGAAGGAGATTGATGATTCTGATCATATGGTCATGCTGTCAAAGCCACAGGAGTTGCACAAATGCCTGCTTGAAATTGTTGAGAAATATGCTTGA